A region from the Rosa rugosa chromosome 6, drRosRugo1.1, whole genome shotgun sequence genome encodes:
- the LOC133714661 gene encoding glucan endo-1,3-beta-glucosidase-like — protein sequence MAAATKLVLSLLLFQLATTAYSIGVNYGTLANNLPPPAQVANFLKTQTVIDAVKIFDVNPEIIKAFANSGISLTITIPNGEIPGLTNLAGARQWVVQHIKPFYPATKIKYILMGNEILHWGDDAQKNGLVPAMRQLHAALIQEGIKDVKVSTPHSLGIMLASEPASAGRFRPEVTPILLDQLRFCRETKSPFMFNPYPYFGWSPQKENFALFRPNKGIVDQFTKKLYTNMFDNLMDAVYSACKAIGFTDIEFVAAETGWPSACEFPVCSVQNAVDYNANLIKHVNSGKGTPLMPNRKFETYIFALFNENEKPGPLAEKNWGLFKPDMTPVYNAGVMRNQQALPNQPARPVIPAKPGRGAKPVAPVAGGKKWCVAKPGASPQALQADIDYVCGKGVDCKPIQAGGVCFSNDLASRASYLMNAYYQANGRHDFNCDFSGSGQITTVDPSRGKCTYNA from the exons ATGGCAGCAGCAACCAAGCTCGTCCTCTCCCTTCTCCTCTTTCAGCTCGCCACCACCGCCTACTCCATCGGCGTCAACTACGGCACCCTCGCCAACAACCTCCCTCCTCCCGCCCAGGTCGCCAACTTCCTCAAGACCCAAACCGTCATTGACGCCGTCAAGATCTTCGACGTCAATCCCGAGATCATCAAGGCCTTCGCCAACTCCGGCATCTCCTTAACCATCACCATCCCCAACGGTGAGATCCCCGGCCTCACGAACCTAGCTGGCGCCCGGCAATGGGTCGTCCAGCACATCAAGCCGTTCTACCCGGCCACCAAGATCAAGTACATTCTTATGGGGAACGAAATCCTTCACTGGGGAGATGATGCTCAGAAAAATGGACTCGTCCCCGCCATGAGGCAGCTCCACGCTGCTTTGATTCAAGAGGGTATTAAGGACGTTAAGGTCTCTACCCCACATTCCCTCGGAATCATGCTCGCGTCTGAACCGGCCAGCGCTGGCCGGTTCAGGCCCGAAGTGACCCCGATCTTGCTAGACCAGCTCAGGTTCTGCCGCGAGACCAAGTCCCCATTCATGTTCAACCCCTACCCCTACTTCGGGTGGTCGCCACAGAAGGAGAACTTCGCTTTGTTCAGACCCAACAAGGGCATTGTCGATCAGTTCACCAAGAAATTGTACACCAACATGTTCGACAACTTGATGGACGCCGTTTACTCTGCTTGCAAGGCTATCGGGTTCACCGATATCGAGTTCGTGGCGGCCGAGACCGGCTGGCCTTCGGCTTGCGAGTTCCCGGTCTGCTCCGTTCAGAACGCCGTGGACTACAACGCGAACTTGATCAAGCACGTGAACTCCGGCAAGGGAACTCCTCTGATGCCTAACAGGAAGTTCGAGACTTACATCTTTGCCTTGTTCAATGAGAACGAGAAGCCCGGGCCCCTCGCCGAGAAGAACTGGGGGCTGTTCAAGCCTGACATGACTCCGGTTTACAATGCCGGTGTTATGCGAAACCAACAG GCATTACCAAACCAACCAGCTCGACCAGTTATCCCAGCCAAACCAGGCAGAGGAGCAAAGCCAGTTGCACCTGTTGCTGGAGGCAAGAAGTGGTGTGTAGCGAAACCAGGCGCTAGTCCTCAAGCTTTGCAGGCAGACATTGATTACGTATGTGGCAAGGGAGTGGACTGCAAGCCCATTCAAGCAGGTGGAGTTTGCTTCTCCAATGATCTTGCCAGTCGGGCGTCTTACCTGATGAATGCTTACTATCAGGCAAATGGCCGCCACGACTTCAACTGCGATTTCTCTGGAAGCGGGCAAATCACCACCGTGGACCCCAGCCGTGGGAAATGTACATACAATGCTTGA
- the LOC133715310 gene encoding uncharacterized protein LOC133715310, producing the protein MGEKEEKKYKNKKQKLKHQNPKDDQTTTKPASDFSFKPSSDVKGLRFGGQFIVKSFTIRRARPFELLQLLSVTPDIKENHIIKNNKKLPFPSTTAFLPTNFTILAHHAWHTLTLGLGTKKSKVVLFVFENEAMKAAVDRVWPPEIPLGEVNKRLIRGLSGCEMARFKFRKGCITFYVYAVRQIGNLGFSNADDLRTILQSVVALQDFLDHTAMLAMPNQRSINFQQPPTAMAH; encoded by the coding sequence AtgggagaaaaagaagagaagaagtacaagaacaagaagcaaaaactcaaacaccaaaaccccaaagatgaCCAAACCACCACAAAACCAGCATCAGATTTCTCCTTCAAGCCAAGCTCCGACGTAAAGGGTCTCCGATTCGGAGGCCAATTCATCGTAAAGTCCTTCACAATCCGCCGTGCAAGGCCCTTTGAGCTCCTGCAACTCCTCTCAGTCACACCAGACATCAAAGAAAACCATATCATCAAGAACAACAAAAAGCTGCCCTTTCCTTCCACCACCGCGTTCTTGCCCACAAACTTCACCATTCTAGCACACCATGCCTGGCACACCCTCACACTAGGCCTAGGCACCAAGAAGTCCAAAGTAGTCctctttgttttcgaaaatGAGGCCATGAAGGCCGCCGTGGACCGCGTTTGGCCTCCGGAAATTCCACTAGGGGAAGTGAACAAGAGGCTTATCAGAGGGCTCAGTGGGTGTGAGATGGCAAGGTTCAAGTTCAGGAAAGGGTGCATTACTTTTTATGTGTATGCAGTTAGGCAGATTGGGAACTTGGGTTTTTCAAATGCTGATGATCTCAGAACAATTCTACAGTCTGTGGTGGCTCTTCAAGATTTCTTGGATCACACTGCTATGCTTGCCATGCCTAACCAGAGAAGCATTAACTTTCAACAACCTCCTACAGCCATGGCTCACTAG
- the LOC133718024 gene encoding uncharacterized protein LOC133718024, with amino-acid sequence MEAMAPTKLGFYLLLLLRLASTINADDFCVAKPGVSEQTLQANINYACAQQGVDCSPIQPGGSCFTSDLITRASYAMTTYYNVFRSQGGTCDFTQSAQLTSTDPSKGSCSFGPKGYGSSNPPAAGSGAPTTPAPGGGKGKGKGRGMKWCVAKHQASQQDLQANLNYVCANQGVDCSPIQPGGACYDADIRARASYAMNSYYQLKGRRDFNCDFSGTGLITISDPSHGGCNYIQAGGHGPSGPTPTPTQPSTPAQPSTGGNGQWCVPKQEATDQVLQQNINWLCGTHKVNCDDVLGGGKCWARAIRPRASYLMDLYYTQNGRNNYDCDFVGTAQVTNINPSWGSCVYGS; translated from the exons atgGAAGCAATGGCCCCTACCAAGCTTGGCTTCTaccttctcctccttctccggCTGGCCTCCACAATTAATGCCGACGACTTTTGCGTAGCAAAACCAGGCGTTAGCGAACAAACTTTGCAAGCAAACATAAACTATGCGTGCGCTCAACAAGGCGTAGATTGTTCGCCAATTCAACCAGGTGGTTCTTGCTTCACCAGCGATCTCATCACTCGGGCCTCCTACGCTATGACCACTTACTACAATGTCTTCCGTTCACAGGGTGGTACTTGTGATTTCACTCAATCGGCACAACTCACCTCCACTGATCCAA GTAAAGGCTCGTGCAGTTTTGGTCCGAAAGGATATGGTTCGTCGAATCCACCGGCAGCTGGATCAGGTGCACCAACTACACCTGCTCCAGGAGGAGGCAAAGGCAAAGGCAAAGGCCGAGGCATGAAGTGGTGCGTAGCCAAGCACCAGGCTAGCCAACAAGACTTGCAAGCGAACTTAAACTACGTGTGTGCTAATCAGGGCGTGGACTGCAGCCCGATACAGCCCGGTGGTGCTTGCTATGATGCTGATATCAGGGCACGGGCGTCCTACGCCATGAATTCTTACTATCAGCTTAAGGGTCGTAGGGACTTCAACTGTGATTTCTCTGGAACCGGACTCATCACAATCAGCGACCCAA GTCACGGAGGATGCAACTATATCCAG GCTGGTGGCCATGGACCATCTGgaccaacaccaacaccaacccAACCAAGCACACCCGCTCAACCATCTACCGGAGGTAATGGACAGTGGTGCGTACCAAAACAAGAGGCAACCGACCAGGTTTTGCAGCAAAACATAAACTGGTTGTGCGGCACCCATAAGGTGAATTGTGACGACGTATTGGGTGGTGGTAAATGCTGGGCGCGAGCAATCCGGCCACGGGCATCCTACCTCATGGATCTTTACTACACGCAGAACGGCCGCAACAATTACGACTGTGATTTCGTTGGAACCGCTCAAGTCACCAACATCAACCCAA gctGGGGCAGTTGTGTTTACGGCTCTTGA
- the LOC133718026 gene encoding uncharacterized protein LOC133718026 encodes MEIVIVWTMVELLLALILIVALGFVSAVFFEAHRRRHNNAHVEAPAICEDPKSRKQVTCPSIYDPAEKYLSLIIPAFNEELRLPLALEETMNYLQQRAAKDKSFSYEVVIVDDGSVDGTKRVAYEFVKKYTVDNVRVILLGRNHGKGEAIRKGMLHSRGELLLMLDADGATKVDDVEKLEKKIHAVASEEFKFGDSPASNSDFRISDIPIAAFGSRAHLEEKALASRKWYRNFLMKGFHLVVLLAAGPGIRDTQCGFKMFTRAAARKLFTNIRLKRWCFDVELVFLGNRFRIPMREISVNWSEIPGSKVNLLSIPNMLWELVLMSVGYRSGMWRISS; translated from the exons ATGGAGATCGTGATCGTATGGACGATGGTGGAGCTTCTGCTAGCCCTCATTCTCATCGTAGCCCTAGGTTTCGTCTCAGCAGTCTTCTTCGAAGCTCATAGAAGACGCCACAACAACGC GCACGTCGAAGCTCCGGCGATCTGCGAAGACCCGAAGTCGAGGAAACAG GTTACATGCCCTTCGATTTACGATCCGGCGGAGAAGTATCTATCTTTGATCATCCCTGCATTCAATGAAGAGCTTAGGCTTCCTCTGGCCCTTGAGGAAACAATGAA TTATCTCCAACAACGTGCAGCCAAGGATAAGTCATTTTCTTATGAG GTGGTTATCGTTGATGATGGAAGTGTTGATGGGACAAAAAGAGTAGCATATGAATTTGTAAAGAAATACACTGTAGACAATGTGAGGGTTATCCTGCTTGGAAGAAATCATGGAAAGGGAGAGGCTATCAGAAAA GGAATGCTTCATTCAAGGGGTGAGCTACTTCTAATGCTGGATGCAGATGGAGCAACAAAGGTTGATGACGTAGAAAAACTTGAAAAAAAG ATCCATGCAGTTGCAAGTGAGGAATTTAAGTTTGGGGACTCACCTGCTAGTAATTCAGATTTTAGAATATCTGATATCCCAATTGCTGCATTTGGTTCCCGTGCTCATCTCGAGGAGAAGGCCTTGGCTTCA AGGAAGTGGTACCGCAATTTCTTGATGAAAGGTTTCCATCTTGTGGTTCTTTTGGCTGCTGGTCCTGGAATTCGTGATACCCAG TGTGGTTTTAAGATGTTCACTAGGGCTGCTGCAAGGAAGCTTTTCACTAACATCCGTTTGAAGAG GTGGTGCTTTGATGTTGAGTTGGTTTTCCTAGGCAATCGGTTTAGAATTCCGATGCGTGAGATATCTGTGAACTGGTCTGAAATTCCTGGGTCAAAGGTGAACCTATTAAGCATTCCAAATATGCTTTGGGAGCTTGTGCTGATGTCTGTTGGATATAGAAGCGGTATGTGGAGAATTTCCAGTTGA
- the LOC133713550 gene encoding epsin-3-like — MMAVNVQKTNSKMSSPLFYELKKQASSFLKEKIRTARLALTDVTPAELMTEEATNENSWPPDTRTIGVISRAAFDVDDYWRIVEILHRRLSNFDRKNWRGSYKALILLEYLLSHGPLRLAEEFEVDIDVIKQMGRFQHIDEKGFNWGMSVRKLSDRVLKLLGDTVFLKEERARARNITRGIQGFGSFSRQHSLTDSSFKELSRKTYERCNSHYTDNQSQEDKSFDLKENFLVKKQPEIGDQDIISSKPEMNLYIGDHPFCKNEHQKEESLLSSED; from the exons ATGATGGCGGTCAATGTTCAAAAGACAAACAGCAAGATGAGCAGTCCTTTGTTCTATGAATTGAAGAAGCAAGCCTCTTCCTTCTtaaaagagaagatcagaactGCGCGTCTGGCGCTGACTGATGTAACACCTGCAGAGCT AATGACAGAAGAAGCTACAAATGAAAATTCATGGCCACCAGACACACGTACCATTGGGGTAATATCCAGGGCTGCCTTTGACGTTGATGATTACTGGAGGATTGTGGAGATTCTGCATAGGAG GTTGTCGAACTTTGATAGAAAGAATTGGCGAGGCTCTTACAAGGCTCTAATTCTATTGGAATACCTTCTAAGCCATGGACCATTGAGACTTGCTGAGGAGTTTGAGGTTGATATCGATGTTATCAAGCAGATGGGAAGGTTTCAGCACATTGATGAAAAAGG ATTTAACTGGGGCATGAGTGTGAGGAAGTTATCTGATAGAGTGCTCAAGCTTCTTGGAGACACTGTGTTTCTTAAAGAAGAGAGAGCCAGAGCTCGCAATATAACTCGTGGAATACAAGGGTTCGGGAGCTTCAGTCGGCAGCATTCTCTCACAgattcaagcttcaaggagctATCTCGTAAAACGTATGAGAGGTGTAATTCACACTACACTGATAATCAGAGTCAGGAAGATAAGTCATTTGACTTGAAGGAGAATTTCTTGGTGAAGAAACAACCGGAAATTGGTGATCAAGACATTATCTCATCGAAACCTGAAATGAATCTCTACATAGGGGATCACCCATTTTGCAAGAATGAGCATCAGAAGGAAGAATCCCTTCTTTCTTCCGAAGATTGA
- the LOC133717875 gene encoding PLASMODESMATA CALLOSE-BINDING PROTEIN 1-like, which translates to MVTKLIISLLLLQLSTTAFCDAGSQNAGPILFCVARGGTSEQSLSANIDYACNQASVNCQPIQPGGACFTNDLKTRASFAMNAYYNLYSSLGGTCDFSGSGQVINFDPSNGSCQFSSGSKAAPINTPGSSATPTPIPKTPKPSPGGDNGPGFKWCIAKPHADIQGLQKSLDWLCGMIECQAIQPGGACYDESVRSRASFAMNSYYQTKGRNDYNCDFSGTGLITTVDPSHGQCRYLL; encoded by the exons ATGGTCACCAAACTCATCATCTCACTTCTCCTCCTCCAACTCTCCACCACCGCTTTTTGCGATGCCGGCAGCCAAAAT GCCGGCCCCATATTATTTTGTGTTGCGAGAGGAGGAACTAGCGAACAAAGTTTGTCAGCAAACATAGACTACGCTTGTAACCAGGCCAGCGTAAATTGTCAGCCTATACAACCAGGTGGTGCTTGTTTTACCAACGATCTCAAAACCCGGGCATCCTTCGCAATGAATGCGTACTACAACCTTTACAGCTCACTAGGTGGCACCTGCGATTTCTCTGGTTCCGGACAAGTCATAAACTTTGACCCAA GCAACGGCTCGTGCCAGTTTAGTAGTGGAAGTAAAGCTGCACCAATTAATACGCCGGGTAGTTCTGCCACACCTACACCtatacccaaaacaccaaaaccttCACCAGGAGGAGACAATGGTCCAGGCTTCAAGTGGTGCATAGCAAAACCCCATGCTGATATTCAAGGTTTGCAGAAAAGCTTAGACTGGTTGTGCGGCATGATAGAATGCCAAGCCATACAACCAGGTGGTGCTTGCTATGACGAATCTGTCAGGTCCCGAGCATCCTTTGCTATGAATTCTTACTATCAGACAAAGGGTCGTAACGACTACAACTGTGATTTCTCTGGAACTGGACTCATCACCACTGTCGACCCAA gtCACGGTCAGTGTCGCTATCTTCTATAA